The following proteins come from a genomic window of Micromonospora echinofusca:
- a CDS encoding cation:proton antiporter regulatory subunit, with the protein MRVRVEQTALPGIGVRHDLLTESGRRLGVVSHRNGRRDLVLYDPDDPDSCQHDIPLTDDEAEALADILGASLMLGQLSGLREQAAGLLTEQIAIPAGSKYVNRKLGDTQARSRTSASIVAVLRHGEVIASPDPSFRFAAGDVVVVVGTRRGLDGVTAILADSDPDG; encoded by the coding sequence GTGCGCGTACGTGTCGAACAGACCGCCCTGCCCGGCATCGGGGTCCGTCACGATCTGCTGACGGAATCCGGCCGCCGCCTCGGCGTCGTCTCCCACCGCAATGGCCGCCGTGACCTCGTCCTGTACGACCCGGACGATCCCGACTCATGTCAGCACGACATACCGCTGACCGACGACGAGGCGGAGGCGCTCGCCGACATCCTCGGCGCGTCCCTGATGCTCGGCCAGCTCTCCGGGCTGCGCGAGCAGGCCGCCGGGCTGCTCACCGAGCAGATCGCCATTCCGGCCGGGTCGAAGTACGTCAACCGCAAGCTCGGCGACACGCAGGCACGCTCCCGCACGAGCGCCTCGATCGTCGCGGTGCTGCGCCACGGCGAGGTGATCGCCTCGCCGGACCCGTCCTTCCGCTTCGCCGCCGGTGACGTGGTGGTCGTCGTCGGGACCCGCCGGGGTCTCGACGGAGTGACAGCCATCCTCGCCGACAGTGACCCGGACGGCTGA
- a CDS encoding heat shock protein transcriptional repressor HspR yields MSDEFVGSSDPAYEAKVLMISVAARMAGMHPQTLRQYDRLGLVQPGRAAGGGRRYSVRDVVLLREVQRLSQDDGINLAGVKRIIGLERLLEEAQQRVARLEAELDAAYRRIAELEALARFPGSDLVPTNRTSTALVVWRPRRPER; encoded by the coding sequence ATGTCGGACGAGTTCGTCGGCTCGAGTGACCCTGCCTACGAGGCCAAGGTGCTGATGATCTCGGTGGCGGCGCGGATGGCGGGGATGCACCCGCAGACCCTGCGTCAGTACGACCGGTTGGGCCTCGTCCAGCCGGGACGGGCAGCCGGCGGCGGGCGGCGCTACAGCGTCCGTGACGTGGTGCTGCTGCGCGAGGTGCAGCGGCTCAGCCAGGACGACGGCATCAACCTCGCCGGGGTGAAGCGGATCATCGGGCTGGAGCGGCTGCTGGAGGAGGCGCAGCAGCGGGTGGCCCGGCTGGAGGCGGAACTGGACGCCGCGTACCGCCGGATCGCCGAGCTGGAGGCCCTGGCGCGCTTCCCGGGCAGCGACCTGGTGCCGACCAACCGCACCTCCACCGCGCTGGTGGTCTGGCGTCCCCGCCGCCCCGAGCGCTGA
- the clpB gene encoding ATP-dependent chaperone ClpB has protein sequence MNTERLTTKSREAITGAVALANQRGHATVEPWHLLLSLLDTDGSTAAGLLRAVGADPAELRRVAQRSVDNLPAARGSSIAEPTLAREFVNAIGAAEQIARPLGDEYTSTEHLLAGLARVGGAVSNALKSAGVTEETLVAAFPSVRGGDRRVTSADPEQTYQALAKYGVDLTASARDGKIDPVIGRDSEIRRVIQVLSRRTKNNPVLIGEPGVGKTAIVEGLAQRIVAGDVPESLRDKKLVSLDLGAMVAGASYRGQFEERLKSVLEEIKNSDGQVITFLDELHTVVGAGKGEGSMDAGNMLKPMLARGELRMVGATTLDEYREHIEKDPALERRFQPVLVGEPTIEDTIGILRGLKERYEVHHGVRITDAALVAAASLSDRYITDRFLPDKAIDLVDESASRLRMEIDSRPVEVDEIERAVRRLEIEEMALAKEPDAASAERLERLRKELADKREQLTALSERWQLEKSHITKLSTAKEELERLGGEAERAERDGELERAAELRYGRIPALKTELKQAEEELARLQAEGAMLKEEVGADDIAAVVASWTGIPAGRLLEGETAKLLRMEESLGARVVGQAEAVGSVSDAVRRARAGVADPDRPTGSFLFLGPTGVGKTELAKALAEFLFDDERAMVRIDMSEYGEKHSVARLVGAPPGYVGYEEGGQLTEAVRRRPYSVILLDEVEKAHPDVFDILLQVLDDGRLTDGQGRTVDFRNAILILTSNLGSSVIGDLTLAEEQRREGVLAVVRSHFKPEFLNRLDDIVVFAALRGDDLRAIVDIQLDRMRRRLADRRLGLEITEPARVWLAEHGYDPIYGARPLRRLVQTAIGDQLAKALLSGQIRDGDTVEVDLADAKDALRVSAA, from the coding sequence ATGAACACGGAACGTCTCACCACCAAGAGCCGCGAAGCCATCACCGGTGCCGTCGCGCTGGCGAACCAGCGCGGGCACGCCACCGTGGAGCCCTGGCACCTGCTGCTGTCACTGCTGGACACCGACGGCTCGACCGCCGCCGGCCTGCTGCGCGCAGTTGGGGCCGACCCCGCCGAGCTGCGTCGGGTCGCCCAGCGCTCGGTCGACAACCTGCCCGCCGCGCGGGGCTCCAGCATCGCCGAGCCGACCCTGGCCCGGGAGTTCGTCAACGCCATCGGGGCCGCCGAGCAGATCGCCCGGCCGCTCGGCGACGAGTACACCTCCACCGAGCACCTGCTCGCCGGCCTGGCCCGCGTGGGCGGCGCGGTGTCGAACGCGCTCAAGTCCGCCGGCGTCACCGAGGAGACGCTGGTCGCCGCGTTCCCGTCGGTACGCGGCGGGGACCGGCGGGTCACCAGCGCCGACCCCGAGCAGACCTACCAGGCCCTGGCCAAGTACGGCGTGGACCTGACCGCGAGCGCCCGCGACGGCAAGATCGACCCGGTCATCGGCCGGGATTCGGAGATCCGCCGGGTGATCCAGGTGCTCTCCCGCCGCACCAAGAACAACCCGGTGCTCATCGGTGAGCCGGGCGTCGGCAAGACCGCCATCGTGGAGGGCCTGGCCCAGCGGATCGTCGCCGGCGACGTGCCCGAGTCGCTGCGGGACAAGAAGCTCGTCTCGCTCGACCTCGGCGCGATGGTCGCCGGGGCGTCGTACCGGGGCCAGTTCGAGGAGCGGCTGAAGTCCGTCCTGGAGGAGATCAAGAACTCCGACGGGCAGGTCATCACCTTCCTCGACGAGCTGCACACCGTCGTCGGCGCCGGCAAGGGCGAGGGCTCGATGGACGCCGGCAACATGCTCAAGCCGATGCTGGCCCGCGGCGAGCTGCGGATGGTCGGCGCGACCACGCTGGACGAGTACCGCGAGCACATCGAGAAGGACCCGGCCCTGGAGCGCCGCTTCCAGCCGGTGCTGGTCGGCGAGCCGACCATCGAGGACACCATCGGCATCCTGCGCGGCCTGAAGGAGCGCTACGAGGTGCACCACGGCGTACGCATCACCGACGCCGCGTTGGTCGCCGCCGCCTCCCTGTCGGACCGCTACATCACCGACCGGTTCCTGCCGGACAAGGCCATCGACCTGGTCGACGAGTCCGCGTCCCGGCTGCGGATGGAGATCGACTCCCGGCCGGTGGAGGTGGACGAGATCGAGCGGGCGGTGCGCCGGCTCGAGATCGAGGAGATGGCGCTGGCCAAGGAGCCGGACGCCGCCTCCGCCGAGCGGCTGGAGCGGCTGCGCAAGGAGCTGGCCGACAAGCGCGAGCAGCTCACCGCCCTGTCGGAGCGCTGGCAGCTGGAGAAGAGCCACATCACCAAGCTCTCCACCGCCAAGGAGGAGCTGGAGCGGCTCGGCGGCGAGGCCGAGCGGGCCGAGCGCGACGGCGAGTTGGAGCGCGCCGCCGAGCTGCGCTACGGCCGCATCCCCGCCCTCAAGACCGAGCTGAAGCAGGCCGAGGAGGAGCTGGCCCGGCTCCAGGCCGAGGGCGCGATGCTCAAGGAGGAGGTCGGCGCCGACGACATCGCCGCCGTGGTCGCCTCCTGGACCGGCATCCCCGCCGGCCGGCTGCTGGAGGGCGAGACCGCCAAGCTGCTGCGGATGGAGGAGTCGCTCGGCGCCCGGGTGGTCGGTCAGGCCGAGGCGGTCGGCTCCGTCTCCGACGCGGTACGCCGCGCCCGGGCCGGCGTCGCCGACCCCGACCGCCCGACCGGCAGCTTCCTCTTCCTCGGCCCGACCGGCGTCGGCAAGACCGAGCTGGCCAAGGCGCTCGCCGAGTTCCTCTTCGACGACGAGCGGGCCATGGTCCGCATCGACATGAGCGAGTACGGCGAGAAGCACTCCGTCGCCCGGCTCGTCGGCGCCCCGCCCGGCTACGTCGGTTACGAGGAGGGCGGCCAGCTCACCGAGGCGGTGCGCCGCCGGCCGTACTCGGTGATCCTGCTGGACGAGGTCGAGAAGGCCCACCCGGACGTCTTCGACATCCTGCTCCAGGTGCTCGACGACGGCCGGCTCACCGACGGGCAGGGCCGCACGGTGGACTTCCGCAACGCGATCCTGATCCTCACCTCCAACCTGGGCTCGTCGGTGATCGGCGACCTGACGCTGGCCGAGGAGCAGCGGCGGGAGGGCGTCCTCGCGGTGGTCCGCTCGCACTTCAAGCCGGAGTTCCTCAACCGTCTCGACGACATCGTGGTCTTCGCCGCGCTGCGCGGGGACGACCTGCGGGCCATCGTCGACATCCAGCTCGACCGGATGCGCAGGCGGCTCGCCGACCGCCGCCTCGGCCTGGAGATCACCGAACCGGCCCGCGTCTGGCTCGCCGAGCACGGCTACGACCCGATCTACGGCGCCCGCCCGTTGCGTCGCCTGGTCCAGACGGCGATCGGCGACCAGCTGGCCAAGGCGCTCCTGTCGGGCCAGATCCGCGACGGCGACACGGTCGAGGTCGACCTGGCGGACGCCAAGGACGCCCTGAGGGTCTCGGCGGCCTGA
- the dnaJ gene encoding molecular chaperone DnaJ, whose amino-acid sequence MSSKDWIEKDFYAVLGVDKAASADDVKKAYRKVARDSHPDHNPGDPKAEERFKAASEAYAVLGDDAKRREYDELRSLFGSGAFRRGARGAGQPGGVPFDVSDLFGGAAGGGGDRRFGGAGFQDLFSSIFSGGAGGPAGTAARGPARGRDVEAEVALDFGDAVRGVTLPLTLRAPGVCDTCHGNGAKPGTSPRTCQVCHGAGVTNRNQGSFSFSEPCRNCQGVGTVVEEKCPECHGTGGVTKTRTLNVRFPAGVADGQKIRLAGRGEPGARGGPAGDLFVHVKVRPDELFGRTGDDLTLTVPVTFAEAVLGTDLRVPTLDGTVTLRVPPGTPSGRILRARGKGVVRRDGQAGDLLVTLDVVVPAKVSDEARAALESFAAQTPPAAREHLEARVRRFS is encoded by the coding sequence GTGAGTTCCAAGGACTGGATCGAGAAGGACTTCTACGCCGTGCTGGGCGTGGACAAGGCCGCCTCCGCCGACGACGTCAAGAAGGCGTACCGGAAGGTGGCCCGGGATTCGCACCCGGACCACAACCCCGGCGACCCGAAGGCCGAGGAGCGTTTCAAGGCCGCCTCCGAGGCGTACGCCGTGCTCGGCGACGACGCCAAGCGGCGGGAGTACGACGAGCTGCGGTCGCTGTTCGGCTCGGGCGCCTTCCGCCGTGGCGCCCGGGGCGCCGGCCAGCCCGGCGGCGTGCCGTTCGACGTCTCCGACCTGTTCGGGGGCGCCGCCGGCGGAGGCGGTGACCGCCGCTTCGGCGGGGCCGGCTTCCAGGACCTGTTCAGTTCGATCTTCTCGGGCGGCGCCGGCGGTCCCGCCGGTACGGCGGCCCGTGGCCCGGCCCGGGGGCGCGACGTCGAGGCCGAGGTGGCCCTCGACTTCGGCGACGCCGTACGCGGGGTGACGCTCCCGCTGACGCTGCGCGCGCCCGGGGTCTGCGACACCTGCCACGGCAACGGGGCGAAGCCCGGCACCTCGCCGCGCACCTGCCAGGTGTGCCACGGGGCCGGGGTGACCAACCGCAACCAGGGGTCGTTCAGCTTCTCCGAGCCGTGCCGCAACTGCCAGGGCGTGGGCACGGTCGTGGAGGAGAAGTGCCCCGAGTGCCACGGCACCGGCGGGGTGACCAAGACCCGCACGTTGAACGTCCGCTTCCCGGCCGGCGTGGCGGACGGTCAGAAGATCCGGCTGGCCGGGCGGGGCGAGCCGGGTGCGCGGGGTGGCCCGGCGGGCGACCTCTTCGTACACGTCAAGGTGCGGCCGGACGAGCTGTTCGGGCGTACCGGCGACGACCTCACGCTGACGGTGCCCGTCACCTTCGCGGAGGCCGTGCTCGGCACGGACCTGCGGGTGCCCACCCTCGACGGCACGGTGACCCTGCGGGTGCCACCGGGCACGCCGAGCGGCCGGATCCTGCGGGCCCGGGGCAAGGGGGTGGTCCGCCGGGACGGCCAGGCGGGCGACCTGCTGGTGACGCTCGACGTGGTGGTGCCCGCGAAGGTGTCCGACGAGGCGCGTGCGGCGTTGGAGAGCTTCGCCGCGCAGACCCCGCCGGCCGCCCGGGAACATCTCGAGGCGCGGGTACGTCGATTCAGTTGA
- a CDS encoding cation:proton antiporter, whose protein sequence is MHHTTTLLVEVGALLFLLGLLGRLSRRIGLSPIPLYLLAGLAFGHGGLLPLNASEEFFAVGAEIGVILLLVMLGLEYSANELVGNLRAAAPAGLIDGLLNALPGAAFALLLGWDWVAALVLAGITWVSSSGVIAKVLGDLGRLGNRETPVILSILVIEDLAMALYLPLLTAVLAGSGLLGGGIALGVAVGTVLLVLMVAIRYGNLISTAMSAKDPEALLLGVLGMTLLVAGIAAKLQVSAAVGAFLVGIALSGPVAHHATELLTPLRDLFAAVFFVFFGLVTDPRDIPPVLLPALALAVVTMGTKTLTGYLAARRVGIAEPGRWRAGLALVPRGEFSIVIAGLAVAAGSVEPKLAALATAYVLITVVTGPMLARLPDFTWFKRWLRQRGAAQQTRPAAVPD, encoded by the coding sequence ATGCACCACACCACGACCCTGCTCGTCGAAGTCGGCGCGCTGCTGTTCCTGCTCGGCCTCCTCGGCCGGCTGAGCCGCCGCATCGGCCTCTCGCCGATCCCCCTCTACCTGCTCGCCGGGCTCGCGTTCGGGCACGGCGGGTTGCTCCCGCTCAACGCCAGCGAGGAGTTCTTCGCCGTCGGCGCCGAGATCGGCGTGATCCTGCTGCTGGTGATGCTCGGCCTGGAATACTCGGCCAACGAGCTCGTCGGCAACCTGCGTGCCGCCGCCCCCGCCGGCCTGATCGACGGGCTGCTCAACGCGTTGCCGGGCGCGGCGTTCGCGCTGCTGCTCGGCTGGGACTGGGTGGCCGCCCTGGTGCTGGCCGGCATCACCTGGGTCTCCTCCTCCGGCGTCATCGCCAAGGTGCTCGGCGACCTGGGTCGCCTCGGTAACCGGGAGACGCCGGTGATCCTCTCGATCCTGGTGATCGAGGACCTCGCCATGGCGTTGTACCTGCCGCTGCTGACGGCCGTGCTCGCCGGCAGCGGCCTGCTCGGCGGCGGGATCGCGCTCGGCGTCGCGGTCGGCACCGTGCTCCTGGTGCTGATGGTCGCCATCCGGTACGGCAACCTGATCTCCACGGCCATGTCGGCGAAGGACCCGGAGGCGCTGCTGCTCGGCGTACTCGGGATGACCCTGCTGGTGGCCGGCATCGCGGCGAAGCTCCAGGTGTCGGCGGCGGTCGGGGCGTTCCTGGTCGGCATCGCGCTCTCCGGGCCGGTGGCGCACCACGCCACGGAGCTGCTCACGCCGCTGCGGGACCTCTTCGCCGCGGTCTTCTTCGTCTTCTTCGGGCTGGTCACCGACCCCCGGGACATCCCGCCGGTGCTGCTGCCCGCGCTCGCGCTGGCCGTCGTCACCATGGGGACGAAGACGCTCACCGGCTACCTGGCCGCCCGCCGCGTCGGCATCGCCGAGCCCGGTCGATGGCGCGCCGGCCTGGCCCTCGTGCCACGGGGTGAGTTCTCCATCGTCATCGCGGGCCTCGCGGTGGCCGCCGGCAGCGTCGAGCCGAAACTGGCGGCGCTCGCGACGGCGTACGTGCTGATCACCGTGGTGACCGGGCCGATGCTGGCACGCCTGCCCGACTTCACGTGGTTCAAGCGCTGGCTGCGGCAGCGCGGCGCCGCCCAGCAGACCAGGCCGGCAGCCGTACCGGACTGA